One region of Pseudomonadota bacterium genomic DNA includes:
- a CDS encoding 6-phosphofructokinase — MTKAKKRIGILTGGGDVPPLNVLISSVSEACAISDIDLIGFLKGWEGVVENRYVDLKTVRIRPKIGGTILKSSRARLKKIPGDIEKARENLCTLGIEGLIVIGGEDTLSNAFDLPDVPQILITKTIDNDVGKITNEDQKIAADSILNYFTLGYPTAAEKISSFVSLSEGLRTTAYSHERIIVVESMGMHAGWLALASSMGHPDFIIIPEFPLKYDIFLEEVAHRFEQERNVIIVVAEGARFEDGSYMSADDSEMDDFGHPRFKGSAEVLVTRLKKDLKRYFDTRNVNAVNPSYFYRSGNPNMLDLTWAHRLGGAAVKSFSKGFEGQVLLTVQRGNEGFRVGDFPLDRINDFEQLHRFVDERFYDPLTLTVTNQGKKYLSTIVDELPRVEYGVGKVKGTRLKDKGERS; from the coding sequence ATGACTAAGGCAAAGAAAAGAATTGGAATACTGACCGGAGGAGGGGATGTCCCTCCTCTTAACGTTTTGATATCATCGGTGAGTGAGGCCTGCGCAATATCCGATATTGACCTCATCGGTTTTCTGAAAGGCTGGGAAGGAGTTGTTGAAAACAGGTATGTAGACCTCAAGACAGTGAGGATCCGGCCAAAGATTGGCGGAACAATATTGAAATCCTCCAGGGCGAGGCTCAAGAAGATACCGGGCGACATTGAGAAGGCAAGAGAGAACCTGTGTACCCTCGGAATAGAGGGGCTTATTGTTATCGGGGGCGAGGATACACTGTCCAATGCTTTTGACCTCCCTGATGTCCCGCAAATATTGATCACCAAGACTATCGACAATGATGTGGGGAAGATTACAAATGAAGACCAAAAGATTGCAGCCGATAGTATTTTAAACTACTTTACCCTCGGGTACCCAACGGCTGCGGAGAAGATATCGTCTTTTGTAAGCTTGAGTGAGGGGTTACGTACAACTGCCTATTCCCATGAGCGGATCATTGTTGTTGAGTCTATGGGTATGCATGCAGGTTGGCTGGCCCTGGCATCGTCTATGGGTCACCCGGATTTTATCATAATTCCTGAATTTCCATTGAAATACGACATTTTTTTGGAAGAAGTAGCACATAGATTTGAGCAGGAAAGGAACGTGATCATTGTTGTTGCTGAAGGGGCACGATTTGAGGATGGCAGTTACATGAGCGCTGATGATAGCGAGATGGATGATTTTGGTCATCCCAGATTTAAGGGAAGCGCAGAGGTACTTGTAACACGGCTCAAGAAAGACTTGAAGCGTTATTTCGATACACGCAATGTGAATGCCGTCAATCCATCCTATTTCTACCGTTCGGGAAACCCCAACATGCTCGACTTGACATGGGCGCACAGGCTTGGAGGCGCTGCTGTTAAGTCATTCAGTAAGGGATTCGAAGGGCAGGTTTTACTGACCGTCCAGAGAGGCAATGAAGGTTTTCGTGTTGGCGATTTCCCGCTTGATAGAATCAACGATTTTGAACAACTCCATCGATTTGTGGATGAAAGATTCTATGACCCGCTAACACTCACCGTAACCAATCAGGGCAAAAAATATTTGTCTACCATAGTAGATGAGTTGCCGAGGGTGGAATATGGCGTCGGAAAGGTGAAAGGTACAAGGTTAAAGGATAAAGGTGAAAGGTCGTGA
- a CDS encoding NAD-dependent epimerase/dehydratase family protein, translated as MKILITGVAGFIGSNLADRLLKEGHRVVGIDNLAYGLKENIPEGVDFYQMDIRDKGMYSLYSDVDVVFHFAAKNCIADCQNDPVETADINVMGTVNVFEAARQGKVNKVVYAESSAMYEGSSVLPTPESEVKPESFYAVSKLATMYFAETYARFYGGQMSDSRCQISDVSDLGKSSTNNESRITNHGLSFTALRYFCVYGPVQDYRRTIPPVMSAFIIKLLKGEQPTIYGTGEKKRDFVYVDDINDFHMMCLTDKRTDGHVYNLGAGVNYSVNDIYRMVSDLLGIHTEPLLMPDLPGEAQITLADITKAKNLGWAPKTDIQAGLVNAIEYIKSEMAKGRV; from the coding sequence ATGAAAATATTAATTACAGGTGTTGCAGGATTTATCGGGTCGAATCTGGCCGACAGGCTCTTGAAAGAGGGGCATCGCGTTGTCGGGATTGATAACTTGGCCTATGGATTGAAGGAGAATATACCGGAAGGCGTGGATTTTTATCAGATGGATATTCGGGATAAAGGGATGTATTCACTTTATTCGGATGTGGACGTTGTTTTTCATTTTGCGGCGAAGAACTGTATAGCCGATTGCCAGAATGACCCTGTTGAAACGGCAGATATTAATGTAATGGGAACTGTGAATGTTTTTGAAGCAGCCCGGCAGGGAAAGGTAAATAAGGTTGTCTATGCTGAGTCTTCAGCCATGTACGAAGGCAGTTCCGTATTGCCTACCCCGGAAAGCGAAGTGAAGCCGGAGAGTTTTTATGCTGTGAGCAAACTGGCCACAATGTATTTCGCAGAGACCTATGCGCGGTTTTATGGCGGTCAGATGTCTGATAGTAGATGTCAGATCTCAGATGTATCTGATCTTGGTAAATCATCAACCAATAACGAATCACGAATCACGAATCACGGCCTTAGTTTTACGGCTTTAAGATACTTTTGTGTCTACGGCCCTGTGCAGGATTACAGGCGCACTATTCCACCGGTGATGAGTGCCTTTATTATCAAGCTCTTAAAAGGAGAGCAACCAACCATTTACGGTACTGGCGAGAAGAAGCGCGATTTTGTCTATGTTGATGATATCAATGATTTCCATATGATGTGTCTGACCGACAAACGAACTGATGGCCACGTATATAACCTCGGTGCCGGCGTAAACTATTCAGTGAATGATATCTACCGGATGGTGAGTGACCTTCTGGGCATTCATACTGAGCCCCTGCTGATGCCTGACTTGCCCGGGGAAGCCCAGATTACACTTGCTGACATAACAAAAGCAAAAAATTTAGGTTGGGCACCGAAAACCGATATTCAGGCAGGTCTTGTGAATGCAATTGAGTATATAAAAAGTGAAATGGCTAAGGGACGTGTGTGA
- a CDS encoding NDP-sugar synthase has protein sequence MILAAGMGTRLKPLTDNRPKCLMPLAGRPLIDWTLSWLKRHGITKCVINLHYLPDMVKAFVGDGSRYGLEVHYSYEPVLLGTAGAVKKVEDFFDEPFFMIYGDNFSQWDLGKLREVYEDKGARSKEQGKRIKEEDGETLDVRDKGQEAKSLHLTSYVSHLTPQSRNDACAVMSVHWREDVTHSGMIEMAEDGRIMRIVEKPQVEEVTSHYVNAGFLYMDPKVLQFIPEGVPWDFSYQVFPQMLEAGERLYAVKMDEPIIGIDTLEAYEQADKYAKEIGRIKDQG, from the coding sequence ATGATACTTGCTGCTGGGATGGGAACCAGGCTAAAACCCCTGACGGATAACCGGCCGAAGTGTCTGATGCCGTTGGCGGGGAGGCCGTTGATTGATTGGACTTTGAGCTGGCTGAAGAGGCATGGTATTACCAAGTGTGTCATTAATCTCCATTATTTACCCGATATGGTGAAGGCATTTGTAGGAGACGGATCACGGTATGGGTTAGAGGTCCATTATTCGTATGAGCCTGTTTTGTTAGGGACGGCAGGCGCTGTTAAAAAAGTAGAGGATTTTTTTGACGAGCCTTTTTTCATGATCTACGGCGATAATTTCAGTCAGTGGGATCTGGGGAAACTGAGAGAGGTTTATGAGGATAAAGGAGCAAGGAGCAAGGAGCAAGGTAAAAGGATAAAGGAAGAAGATGGTGAGACGTTAGACGTGAGGGATAAGGGGCAAGAAGCAAAGTCGTTACATCTTACATCTTACGTTTCACATCTTACGCCTCAGTCCCGCAATGATGCTTGTGCGGTAATGTCGGTCCACTGGCGGGAAGATGTAACGCATAGCGGTATGATTGAGATGGCGGAGGATGGGCGCATAATGAGAATCGTGGAAAAGCCCCAGGTGGAAGAGGTTACGAGTCATTATGTCAACGCTGGTTTCCTGTATATGGACCCGAAGGTACTTCAATTCATTCCTGAAGGTGTTCCCTGGGATTTCAGTTACCAAGTTTTTCCACAGATGCTTGAAGCAGGCGAAAGATTGTATGCCGTAAAAATGGATGAACCTATTATCGGCATTGATACATTGGAAGCTTATGAGCAGGCAGATAAGTATGCAAAAGAAATAGGCAGGATAAAGGATCAAGGTTAA
- a CDS encoding four helix bundle protein: MRFEDLEVWKRSSRLSAEIYKYFSNLKDYGFRDQITRSGLSVPSNIAEGFERESQEECLSFLSYAKGSCGELRTQIYIGIEIGYIDGSIGNPWIQEATEISAMISGLVKTKRNFIGK; encoded by the coding sequence ATGAGATTTGAAGATTTGGAGGTATGGAAAAGGTCTTCCCGGCTGAGCGCGGAAATATATAAATATTTTAGCAACCTGAAAGATTATGGATTCAGGGATCAAATTACCCGATCCGGCCTTTCTGTGCCGAGTAATATTGCAGAAGGGTTCGAAAGAGAGTCTCAAGAGGAATGTTTGTCATTTTTGTCTTATGCAAAAGGTTCGTGCGGGGAATTGAGGACGCAAATATACATTGGCATAGAGATTGGCTATATTGACGGCAGTATCGGTAATCCATGGATACAGGAAGCAACGGAAATTTCTGCTATGATTAGCGGACTTGTTAAAACAAAAAGAAATTTTATTGGAAAATAA
- a CDS encoding Gfo/Idh/MocA family oxidoreductase, which translates to MENEWRASKDLCGGGELLDQGVHVIDLIRWFGGEVKEVYGKVETKFWNMEVEDNAFAILKTESDVTASFHVSWTNWKNIFSFEVFGTDGYLRIEGLGGSYGPETLEFGRRKKEGGVPDIQRFEFPPEDISWKMEWQEFISAIEEKRQPVGSGIDGLRANEVIEAIYQSSAEGRTIRIKVKG; encoded by the coding sequence ATGGAGAATGAATGGAGGGCATCAAAGGATTTATGCGGAGGCGGTGAACTCCTCGATCAGGGTGTTCATGTCATTGACCTGATACGATGGTTTGGTGGAGAAGTAAAAGAAGTGTATGGAAAAGTTGAGACGAAATTCTGGAATATGGAAGTCGAGGATAATGCCTTTGCCATATTGAAAACTGAGAGCGATGTAACGGCTTCGTTCCATGTGAGTTGGACAAACTGGAAGAACATATTTTCGTTTGAGGTTTTTGGAACCGATGGATATTTGCGGATAGAAGGGTTGGGGGGAAGCTACGGGCCAGAGACTCTCGAATTCGGGAGAAGAAAAAAAGAGGGTGGTGTTCCGGATATCCAGCGATTTGAATTTCCTCCTGAAGATATAAGCTGGAAAATGGAGTGGCAGGAATTCATTTCAGCCATAGAAGAAAAAAGACAACCGGTTGGTAGTGGTATCGACGGGTTGCGGGCAAACGAGGTAATAGAAGCGATTTATCAGTCATCGGCAGAAGGGCGAACGATAAGGATCAAGGTAAAAGGTTAA
- a CDS encoding Gfo/Idh/MocA family oxidoreductase: protein MNKIAIIGCGPIGKKRALALDDSGVLIACCDVDWATGGKFAFDFSCKFYERYDELFLEADCDIVIIAVVNKYARDIAIQALKMGKHVLAEKPLGRNASEAAQIVRAANSESLTVNSKQQTVRSKQLAANDNKPGKANSTSNTFDNLPITVHCSLFTVLKTGFNHRFHPAIWRAWRPSRYGE from the coding sequence ATGAATAAAATTGCCATAATAGGTTGCGGTCCGATCGGGAAAAAAAGGGCTCTGGCGCTTGACGATTCCGGCGTGCTTATTGCGTGCTGTGATGTTGATTGGGCGACAGGCGGAAAATTTGCCTTTGATTTTTCCTGTAAATTTTACGAACGATACGACGAGCTTTTTTTGGAAGCGGACTGCGACATTGTCATAATAGCCGTGGTAAACAAATATGCCAGAGATATTGCCATCCAGGCGCTTAAGATGGGTAAGCATGTTCTTGCCGAGAAGCCGCTTGGACGCAACGCAAGTGAAGCAGCACAGATCGTACGGGCCGCGAATAGTGAATCGTTAACAGTGAACAGTAAACAGCAAACAGTAAGGAGCAAACAGTTAGCTGCAAACGATAACAAACCAGGAAAAGCAAATAGCACATCAAACACCTTTGATAATTTACCGATTACTGTTCACTGTTCACTGTTCACTGTCCTCAAAACTGGTTTCAACCATCGTTTTCATCCTGCTATTTGGAGGGCGTGGCGGCCGTCCCGGTATGGAGAATGA
- a CDS encoding DUF5989 family protein, with protein MSFLKDLWNFLRERKKWWLLPIIILLLLFSLLIIFSGSAIAPFIYTLF; from the coding sequence ATGTCGTTTTTGAAAGATTTATGGAACTTTTTAAGAGAAAGAAAAAAATGGTGGCTGCTGCCCATCATCATTCTATTGCTCTTGTTCAGCCTGCTTATTATTTTCAGCGGTTCGGCAATAGCACCTTTTATTTACACGCTTTTTTAG
- a CDS encoding carbamoyltransferase, which translates to MYILGISAYYHDSAAVILKDDEILAAAQEERFTRKKQDPSFPSNAIKYCLTNEGITVDELDAVVFYDKPLLKFERLLETYYAFAPRGLKSFISAIPVWIKEKVMLKKLINDELSSIGSFDRNKIKLLFPEHHLSHAGSAFFPSPFDESAILTIDGVGEWATASICHGKGNRIKILKELKFPHSVGLLYTAFTYYLGFKVNSGEYKLMGLAPYGDPESERVGHYIKTIKEYLVDISDDGSIWLNQDYFDYATGLRMVNDEKWNDLFGFPLRKPEGELLAEHCDLALAIQKVTEETLIKMAAEAKRLTGSRHLCLAGGVALNCVANGKLLKEGLFDDVWIQPAAGDAGGALGAAYCAYHIYFDKPRAADGITDKMKGSYLGPQFSDLDIQLTEKRYKGVSTYFNDADALCLRVAELLDEGKVVGWFQGKMEWGPRALGNRSIISDARKPDIQKKLNLKIKFREGFRPFAPSVLIEDVDEYFDFKKSSPYMLLIADVKPERRKPLPDGYHSLPWRDKLYYLRSDLPAITHIDYSARLQTVHRDTNPLYWQLIEKFKERTGYGVIVNTSFNVRGEPIVCSPEDAYRCFMRTEMDFLVLGNFIFDKVKQPEWPEKVDAKDLHGID; encoded by the coding sequence ATGTATATTTTAGGGATTTCAGCTTATTATCATGATTCAGCGGCGGTTATTCTGAAGGATGACGAGATACTTGCTGCTGCGCAGGAAGAGCGTTTTACGAGAAAAAAGCAAGATCCTTCTTTTCCATCCAACGCGATAAAGTACTGTCTTACTAATGAAGGGATTACCGTTGATGAGCTTGATGCAGTGGTGTTTTACGATAAGCCACTCCTGAAATTCGAGCGGTTGCTTGAAACATACTATGCCTTTGCGCCAAGGGGTTTAAAATCCTTTATTTCAGCGATACCGGTATGGATTAAAGAAAAGGTGATGCTGAAAAAGCTTATTAATGATGAACTTTCATCAATAGGCAGCTTCGACCGGAACAAGATTAAGCTGCTCTTCCCGGAACATCACCTGTCTCATGCAGGAAGCGCGTTTTTCCCTTCCCCTTTTGATGAATCGGCAATTTTAACGATTGATGGTGTGGGGGAATGGGCGACTGCTTCTATCTGCCACGGAAAAGGGAACAGGATCAAAATTCTGAAAGAACTTAAATTTCCACACTCTGTCGGCCTTTTATATACCGCATTTACCTATTACCTCGGGTTTAAGGTAAATTCGGGCGAGTATAAGCTTATGGGCCTTGCCCCTTACGGTGACCCGGAATCTGAGCGGGTCGGCCATTATATAAAAACTATAAAGGAGTACCTTGTTGACATAAGCGATGACGGGTCAATCTGGCTCAACCAGGATTACTTTGATTATGCAACGGGCTTGAGGATGGTCAATGATGAGAAATGGAATGATTTATTCGGGTTCCCTCTCAGGAAACCGGAAGGTGAGCTTCTGGCAGAGCACTGTGACCTGGCGCTTGCCATCCAAAAGGTGACGGAAGAAACATTGATAAAGATGGCTGCTGAGGCGAAAAGGCTCACGGGGTCCAGGCATCTTTGTCTTGCCGGTGGTGTTGCCCTTAATTGTGTTGCAAATGGAAAATTGTTGAAAGAAGGCCTTTTCGACGATGTGTGGATCCAGCCTGCCGCAGGCGACGCAGGCGGAGCACTCGGGGCGGCTTATTGTGCATATCATATTTATTTTGATAAGCCCCGTGCGGCAGATGGCATAACCGATAAGATGAAGGGTTCATACTTGGGCCCGCAGTTCTCTGACCTCGACATACAGTTGACAGAGAAAAGATATAAGGGTGTTTCAACATACTTCAACGATGCTGATGCATTATGCCTGAGGGTTGCAGAATTGTTAGATGAAGGGAAAGTTGTCGGCTGGTTTCAGGGGAAAATGGAGTGGGGTCCCAGGGCGTTGGGAAACAGAAGCATCATTTCGGATGCCAGGAAGCCTGACATACAGAAAAAGCTCAATTTGAAGATAAAGTTCAGGGAAGGTTTCAGGCCTTTTGCCCCCTCTGTTCTTATCGAAGACGTAGATGAATACTTCGATTTTAAGAAATCATCGCCCTATATGCTTCTCATAGCCGATGTGAAACCGGAGAGGAGAAAGCCCCTTCCTGATGGCTACCATTCCCTGCCGTGGAGAGATAAGCTTTACTATCTGCGTTCTGACCTCCCGGCTATTACCCATATCGATTATTCTGCAAGACTCCAGACGGTTCACAGGGATACGAACCCTCTATACTGGCAGTTGATTGAAAAGTTTAAAGAGAGAACAGGCTACGGGGTGATTGTCAATACAAGCTTTAATGTTCGTGGAGAGCCCATCGTATGCAGCCCTGAGGATGCATACAGGTGCTTTATGCGGACAGAAATGGATTTTCTTGTCTTGGGCAATTTCATTTTTGATAAAGTGAAGCAACCGGAATGGCCGGAGAAGGTTGATGCGAAGGATTTACATGGGATCGATTAA
- a CDS encoding class I SAM-dependent methyltransferase translates to MSYRELLRTYSMALRNVVIGGNLISLQLLTEPRQLVETISSLLFHYKTLTGKGRLEQKNPNQIFGNEGKYEIKVDTTSHFWGTDSSYTKDFITLCILAKAINAKRIFEIGTLTGVSAIHFAMNTEDDAEIYTLDLPPDGSLVSSLNVTCIDEAHQKVHSMTKRLCFEGTSYHSKIHCLIGDSATYDYGSFHDKIDLFFIDGAHSYEYVKSDTANALRCVHRGGVILWHDYGRMGVNGVTKWLHEFASHGHKVYSVPGSSLAYHVVTR, encoded by the coding sequence ATGAGTTATCGAGAACTACTCAGGACCTATTCTATGGCTTTACGGAATGTCGTTATTGGTGGTAATTTGATATCTCTGCAATTGCTTACTGAGCCAAGGCAGCTTGTTGAAACAATTTCGAGTCTTCTGTTTCATTATAAAACATTAACCGGTAAGGGTCGTTTAGAACAAAAGAATCCTAACCAGATATTTGGTAACGAAGGAAAATACGAGATCAAAGTAGATACAACCTCCCATTTTTGGGGGACTGATTCATCATATACGAAGGATTTTATAACGTTGTGTATTCTTGCGAAAGCCATAAATGCAAAAAGAATATTTGAAATTGGGACATTGACGGGGGTAAGTGCCATTCATTTTGCCATGAACACAGAAGATGATGCCGAGATATATACATTGGACCTGCCGCCTGACGGATCTCTGGTTTCCTCATTAAACGTGACATGCATTGATGAGGCGCATCAAAAAGTTCATTCCATGACAAAAAGACTCTGTTTTGAAGGTACATCATACCATAGTAAAATTCATTGTCTTATTGGTGACAGCGCTACGTATGACTATGGTTCGTTTCATGATAAAATCGATTTGTTTTTCATAGATGGTGCCCACTCCTATGAGTATGTAAAATCAGACACAGCTAATGCACTACGATGTGTCCATAGGGGAGGAGTTATTCTCTGGCACGATTATGGCCGGATGGGTGTAAATGGGGTAACGAAATGGCTCCACGAGTTTGCCTCCCACGGGCATAAGGTATATTCTGTCCCCGGATCAAGCCTTGCATACCATGTTGTTACAAGGTAA
- a CDS encoding SDR family NAD(P)-dependent oxidoreductase, which produces MHKSAIIFGGSGGIGRVVAYFLVSSGYGVTIASRTLTQVECTVQELTCVTPALVEQSGADDARHTLGDTALPNVRGQVADVTSFESVTGVIEKHEQYFGGLDVIVNAAALQGPIGPLWKNDPHKWFEATTTNLTGVFHVCHAGLSQMLKAQRGVIIIFSGGGAAYARPNFSAYGASKTGVLRLVETIHEELRNACPGKIQVYAVAPGAVRTRMTEEVLACQDAAGERAYAEAVATDVEGGTPPEKVAELCLYLAEQRPVCLSGRLIHVNEPYREYVIHFEGKDLSDAGMLRRQPYKSSE; this is translated from the coding sequence GTGCATAAATCAGCCATCATTTTTGGAGGTTCCGGGGGGATCGGTCGGGTTGTGGCCTATTTCCTTGTTTCTTCCGGCTACGGCGTGACTATTGCCTCCCGGACGCTGACGCAGGTTGAATGCACGGTGCAGGAATTGACCTGCGTGACACCTGCGTTGGTTGAACAGAGCGGCGCGGATGATGCAAGGCATACATTGGGGGATACGGCTCTGCCTAATGTCCGTGGGCAGGTTGCTGATGTGACTTCTTTTGAAAGCGTGACGGGGGTGATCGAGAAACATGAACAATACTTCGGCGGCCTCGATGTTATCGTCAACGCTGCCGCCCTGCAAGGGCCGATCGGACCTCTTTGGAAAAACGATCCTCACAAATGGTTCGAAGCCACCACCACCAATCTAACCGGTGTTTTTCACGTATGCCATGCAGGGCTTAGCCAGATGCTCAAGGCGCAGCGGGGCGTGATCATTATTTTTTCCGGAGGCGGGGCTGCGTATGCACGCCCTAATTTTTCTGCCTACGGGGCAAGTAAAACCGGTGTGCTGAGGCTGGTGGAGACGATTCATGAAGAATTGAGAAATGCTTGCCCGGGGAAGATTCAGGTCTATGCGGTGGCACCGGGGGCAGTGCGGACACGTATGACCGAAGAAGTGCTTGCCTGTCAGGATGCGGCAGGGGAAAGGGCCTATGCGGAAGCCGTTGCAACCGATGTTGAGGGCGGCACCCCTCCGGAAAAAGTGGCGGAATTGTGCCTTTATTTGGCAGAGCAACGGCCCGTATGCCTTTCGGGACGGCTGATTCACGTCAACGAACCATATAGGGAATATGTGATTCATTTTGAAGGGAAAGACCTTAGCGATGCCGGTATGTTGAGACGGCAGCCGTATAAGTCATCAGAATGA
- a CDS encoding galactokinase, producing MIITRTPFRFTLGGGGTDIPSYYSKYGGFIFAAAINKYMYINLNRPIVDDMVRVKYSKSETVEHREDLQHDIAKEALRMMDIENAIEIISIADVPSGTGLGSSSCYAVGLLKALQSMKRQYISLQELAEQSCDLEINRLGRPIGKQDQYMAAFGGLTVLEISKDGVVTVRAANVTDSILDELNRSILMFYTGTSRSADTILSEQGRGATEEKKNVVESMHYIKELGYKILDAVESGNISDVGLLFDQHWLYKKRISTKMSNRRFDEIYDIAKQNGALGGKISGAGGGGFFVFYVEKHQTKFREKMKELGLREMRYRFDFEGTKVLMNIMEGVR from the coding sequence ATGATTATTACAAGAACACCATTCCGCTTTACTTTGGGTGGAGGCGGGACGGATATACCGTCTTATTATTCCAAATACGGTGGTTTTATATTTGCAGCAGCCATCAATAAATACATGTACATCAATCTTAATCGTCCCATCGTTGATGATATGGTGCGGGTCAAATATTCGAAGTCTGAAACAGTGGAGCATCGGGAAGATCTGCAACATGATATCGCCAAAGAAGCCCTGCGCATGATGGATATAGAGAATGCTATTGAGATTATTTCCATTGCCGATGTGCCTTCGGGAACCGGCTTGGGTTCATCGAGTTGTTACGCTGTAGGATTGCTGAAGGCCCTTCAATCGATGAAACGTCAATATATATCACTTCAAGAACTGGCGGAGCAGTCCTGTGATCTGGAAATTAACCGTTTAGGGAGACCGATCGGCAAACAGGATCAATACATGGCCGCCTTTGGGGGCCTGACGGTGCTGGAGATTAGCAAAGACGGGGTAGTGACGGTGCGTGCCGCTAATGTGACCGATAGCATCCTGGATGAGTTGAATCGCAGCATCCTCATGTTTTACACGGGGACCTCCCGGAGCGCGGATACAATTCTTTCCGAACAGGGCCGGGGAGCCACGGAGGAAAAGAAGAATGTGGTGGAAAGCATGCACTACATCAAGGAATTGGGTTACAAGATCCTGGATGCCGTGGAGAGCGGTAATATCTCCGATGTAGGGCTGCTGTTTGATCAGCATTGGCTGTACAAGAAACGAATATCTACGAAGATGTCCAACAGGCGGTTTGATGAAATTTACGACATTGCCAAGCAAAACGGTGCCTTGGGCGGGAAAATTTCCGGTGCGGGAGGCGGTGGGTTCTTTGTGTTTTATGTGGAAAAGCATCAGACCAAATTCCGGGAGAAGATGAAGGAATTGGGCCTCCGGGAAATGCGTTATCGCTTTGATTTCGAGGGGACGAAAGTCCTGATGAACATTATGGAAGGTGTGAGGTAG
- a CDS encoding DapH/DapD/GlmU-related protein, whose protein sequence is MSHSDASTSVYIHPLAIVETNRVGAGTRIWGWSHVQEDVVIGEGCNIGEHCFIENGVEIGNRVVVKNGISLWNGISVADDAFLGPQAVFTNERFPRSGFPKQYEPIIIERGASIGAGAVIVPGVKIGAYATVGAGAVVTKNVLNHTLVIGNPARWQAWMCVCGLKLPGSDGSISMVTCTCRRMYSISKTECKLMQKGA, encoded by the coding sequence GTGAGTCACTCTGACGCTTCAACTTCAGTTTATATCCATCCTCTTGCTATTGTCGAAACAAACCGAGTGGGGGCAGGAACACGCATCTGGGGTTGGTCCCATGTTCAAGAAGATGTTGTCATTGGAGAGGGCTGCAATATTGGAGAACATTGCTTTATAGAAAATGGCGTCGAAATAGGGAATAGAGTTGTCGTCAAGAATGGCATATCTCTGTGGAATGGAATCAGCGTCGCCGATGATGCTTTCCTCGGTCCTCAAGCTGTATTCACCAATGAAAGGTTTCCTCGTTCAGGTTTTCCGAAACAATACGAGCCAATTATTATTGAGCGCGGAGCCAGTATTGGGGCTGGCGCTGTAATTGTACCCGGGGTTAAAATCGGTGCCTATGCTACGGTGGGTGCCGGAGCAGTTGTGACAAAAAATGTGTTAAACCATACACTTGTAATTGGAAATCCGGCAAGATGGCAGGCTTGGATGTGTGTCTGCGGGTTGAAGTTGCCGGGCAGTGATGGTTCAATTAGTATGGTGACCTGTACATGCAGGCGCATGTATTCTATTTCCAAAACAGAATGTAAATTAATGCAGAAAGGTGCTTAA